From the genome of Agromyces intestinalis:
GTGGGCGGCGACGGCGCGGGCAAGTCGACGCTGCTGCGGGTGTTCGCGAACCGGGTGCGCCCCGGCACCGGATCGGTGTCGACCCTGCCTCGCGAGCACATCGGGTACCAGCCTGCGACCTCGGGCGTGTGGGCGAACCTCAGCGTCCGGCAGAACCTCGAGTTCGTCGGCCGGTCGTACGGCATGTCGGCACGTGACATCCGCTCGCGTGGAGGCGAACTGCTCGAACGCGCCGCCCTCGCCGACGCACGCGACCGCCTCGGCCGGGCGCTGTCGGGCGGCATGCGACAGAAGCTCGGGTTCGTGCTCGCGATGCTGCACTCCCCCGAGCTGGTGCTGCTCGACGAACCGTCGACCGGGGTCGACCCGGTGAGCCGGGTCGAGCTGTGGCGGCTCATCTCGGGCATCGCGACCGACGGCACCGCGGTGCTGATGGCCACCACCTACCTCGACGAGGCGCAGCGCGCGGCGTCGGTGCTCGCCCTCGACGGCGGGCGGGCCATCGCCGACGGCGCACCCGACGCGATCATCGCCGGGGTGCCGGGCACGATCGTGGAGCTGCCCGACGACGCTTCCGCGGGGCCCACGTCGTGGCGGCGAGGCATCCGGCGTCATGCGTGGGTGGCGCCCGGCGCGGCGGAGCCGGCCGACGGGACCCCGATCGAGGCGCCCGACCTCGAGGACGCGCTGATCGCGCTGACCGTCGCTTCCGCTTCCGCTGGTCGAGTAGCGCCGGAGCGCAGCGACGACGCACCCTCCGCTGGTCGAGTAGCGCCGGAACGCAGCGACGACGCACCCTCCGCTGGTCGAGTAGCGCCGGAGCGCAGCGACGACGCGTATCGAGACCAACGCAACCAGCGCACCTCACGGGGTCTCGATACGCGTGCTCCTTCGTCGCTCGCTCCTCGACCAGCGGAAGGGGAACGTGCTCCTTCGTCGCTCGCTCCTCGACCAGCGGAAGGGGGCGCACCGGTCGCTGCGGCCCGCCACGTCACCCGGCGGTTCGGCGGAGACTCCGCGGTCGACGACGTGTCGCTCGATGTGCGGCCCGGCGAGATCCTCGGCCTGATCGGGGCGAACGGCGCCGGCAAGACGACGTTCCTGCGCATGCTCATCGGACTCGAGCGCCCCGACGAGGGCGAGGTCAGGCTGTTCGGCACGCCGCCCGACGACGCCGCGCGCCGCCGCATGGGGTACGTGCCGCAGGGGCTCGGGTTGTTCCGCACCATCACGGTCGCGCAGAACGCCGAGTTCGCGGCGCGGGTCTACGGCACCGGCCCCATCGCCCTGCCCCCGTCGCTCGCCGACGTGTCGGCTGCCGTCGTGAACGATATCGGGTTGGGCCGTCAGCGCCAGCTCGCGTTCGCGCTCGCACTGGGCCACGAGCCCGAGCTGCTCGTGCTCGACGAGCCGACGTCGGGCGTCGACCCGCTCGCGCGCGCCCGGCTCTGGGATGTCATCCACGAGCAGGCGTCCGCCGGGCGCGGCGTCATCGTCACCACGCACTACCTGCAGGAGGCCGAGCAGTGCACCAGGCTCGCGCTGATGGCGCACGGCCGGCTGCTCGGCGTCGGGTCGGTCGCCGATCTCACGTCGGGCACCTCCGCGGTACTGGTGCGATCGGATGCCTGGCAGCAGGCGTTCACCGCACTCGGCGACGCCGGGCTGCCGACGATGCTGAGCGGTCGTGACATCCGGGTCGCCGGCGTCCCAGGCGACCGGGTGCGCGAGGTGCTCGCTGCGGCGGATGTCGCGGCATCCGTCGACCCGGTCGAGCCCACCCTGGAGGAGACCATGGTGCTGCTCGACCGCGATGCCGCGGCGGCCGCCGCACCGGCCGGCGCATCCGCCGCACCCGGGGAGCACGCGGCG
Proteins encoded in this window:
- a CDS encoding ATP-binding cassette domain-containing protein, encoding MPRGGAGAAGIAVDGVTVDFGATRALDGVSLEVPRGEVTAVVGGDGAGKSTLLRVFANRVRPGTGSVSTLPREHIGYQPATSGVWANLSVRQNLEFVGRSYGMSARDIRSRGGELLERAALADARDRLGRALSGGMRQKLGFVLAMLHSPELVLLDEPSTGVDPVSRVELWRLISGIATDGTAVLMATTYLDEAQRAASVLALDGGRAIADGAPDAIIAGVPGTIVELPDDASAGPTSWRRGIRRHAWVAPGAAEPADGTPIEAPDLEDALIALTVASASAGRVAPERSDDAPSAGRVAPERSDDAPSAGRVAPERSDDAYRDQRNQRTSRGLDTRAPSSLAPRPAEGERAPSSLAPRPAEGGAPVAAARHVTRRFGGDSAVDDVSLDVRPGEILGLIGANGAGKTTFLRMLIGLERPDEGEVRLFGTPPDDAARRRMGYVPQGLGLFRTITVAQNAEFAARVYGTGPIALPPSLADVSAAVVNDIGLGRQRQLAFALALGHEPELLVLDEPTSGVDPLARARLWDVIHEQASAGRGVIVTTHYLQEAEQCTRLALMAHGRLLGVGSVADLTSGTSAVLVRSDAWQQAFTALGDAGLPTMLSGRDIRVAGVPGDRVREVLAAADVAASVDPVEPTLEETMVLLDRDAAAAAAPAGASAAPGEHAA